One Agrobacterium vaccinii DNA window includes the following coding sequences:
- a CDS encoding inorganic phosphate transporter, which produces MAQPPSNRMKPTLDKDLDKLTRVEEATFHITDRLSAPAAGLLFLIVTAIFASAYVVGKPGGMIVVAAAILGAYMALNIGAKDVANNVGPAVGAKAIPLTAALVLAAICEVSGALITGGNVVETISRGIISVDTIPDKAIFAWAMLSALITAGLLVNLSNLVKAPISTTHTIVGGVAGAGTAAYGFGAVDWFSLSKIALAWMTTPFISAFFAVVFLAFIKEKIIYRDDKIAAARLWVPVLIGVMSGVFTAYLIWVGLHNVVTVSMGTASLLGLAVGLLGWRLSVPLIRRQSEGLENRNQSLRRLFQWPLIFAAAMMSFAHGANDVSNAIGPVVAIVRAMQGQVVGDTARAPEWVMLIGAFGLSCGILLFGPRLIRLVGEQITKLNPMRAFCVSVSTALTVLVASRLGLPVSTTHTAIGAVFGVGFFREWYTQRSRSRLEAVRQDEGDARQTGGDDDNENSSEVRRRYLVRRSHFMTIVAAWVITVPTSATLAAVLYGILYLLFA; this is translated from the coding sequence ATGGCGCAACCTCCGTCTAACCGCATGAAGCCGACTCTGGACAAGGATCTGGATAAGCTCACGCGCGTGGAGGAAGCTACGTTTCACATCACTGACCGCCTGTCGGCACCCGCGGCCGGTCTGCTTTTCCTCATCGTCACCGCCATCTTCGCCAGCGCCTATGTCGTCGGCAAGCCGGGCGGTATGATCGTGGTGGCCGCTGCCATTCTCGGCGCTTACATGGCCCTCAACATCGGGGCGAAGGACGTCGCCAACAATGTCGGCCCGGCTGTCGGCGCAAAGGCCATTCCCCTGACGGCGGCGTTGGTCCTCGCTGCCATATGCGAGGTTTCAGGCGCGCTGATCACCGGTGGCAATGTGGTGGAAACCATCTCGCGCGGCATCATCAGCGTCGATACCATTCCCGACAAGGCCATTTTCGCCTGGGCCATGCTGTCGGCGCTGATCACGGCGGGCCTGTTGGTCAACCTGTCCAACCTCGTGAAAGCTCCCATCTCCACCACCCACACCATTGTCGGCGGTGTGGCGGGCGCGGGAACGGCGGCCTATGGTTTCGGTGCGGTCGACTGGTTTTCGCTGTCGAAGATAGCATTGGCATGGATGACGACGCCCTTCATCAGTGCCTTCTTCGCGGTCGTCTTCCTCGCCTTCATCAAGGAAAAGATCATCTACCGCGACGACAAGATCGCGGCGGCGCGGCTGTGGGTTCCGGTTCTGATCGGCGTCATGAGCGGGGTTTTCACCGCCTATCTCATCTGGGTTGGCCTGCACAATGTGGTGACGGTTTCGATGGGCACGGCAAGCCTTTTGGGTCTTGCCGTCGGGCTTCTCGGCTGGCGGCTCAGCGTGCCGCTCATCCGCCGCCAGTCCGAAGGGCTGGAAAATCGCAACCAATCTCTGCGCAGGCTGTTTCAATGGCCATTGATTTTCGCGGCGGCGATGATGTCCTTTGCCCATGGTGCCAATGACGTATCGAACGCCATCGGCCCCGTGGTCGCCATCGTGCGCGCCATGCAGGGCCAGGTCGTCGGCGATACCGCGCGCGCACCGGAATGGGTAATGCTGATCGGCGCCTTTGGCCTCTCCTGCGGCATTCTGCTGTTCGGCCCCCGCCTCATCCGGCTGGTGGGTGAGCAGATCACCAAGCTCAATCCCATGCGCGCCTTTTGCGTGTCGGTGTCTACCGCACTCACCGTGCTGGTCGCTTCACGTCTCGGCTTGCCCGTCAGCACCACCCACACCGCCATTGGCGCCGTCTTCGGGGTCGGATTTTTCCGTGAATGGTACACCCAGCGTTCCCGCAGCCGCCTAGAAGCCGTACGACAGGACGAGGGCGATGCGCGCCAGACCGGTGGGGATGACGACAACGAGAACTCATCCGAAGTGCGCCGTCGTTATCTGGTGCGACGGTCTCACTTCATGACGATCGTTGCTGCATGGGTTATTACCGTTCCCACCAGCGCGACACTGGCGGCAGTGCTTTATGGCATCCTGTATCTGCTGTTTGCGTAA
- a CDS encoding NUDIX hydrolase produces the protein MNIITRLANDVCLMLRRPPRQQYAALCYRRKKKTNELEVLLLTSRDTGRWVIPKGWPMNGKKAHAVAAQEAFEEAGVRGDVDKNHFGFFDYEKKLRNGVKVMCRVQVHLLEVTDLVKNFPERESRRLEWVTPQEASLRVNEPELKELFLSFGKQMAQTQQQPVQKAVNL, from the coding sequence TTGAACATTATCACCCGACTTGCAAATGATGTCTGCCTGATGCTGCGCCGCCCACCGCGCCAGCAATATGCAGCACTTTGCTATCGTCGCAAAAAGAAGACGAACGAGCTGGAAGTCCTGCTGCTGACCAGCCGGGACACTGGACGCTGGGTCATTCCCAAGGGCTGGCCGATGAATGGCAAGAAAGCCCATGCTGTGGCAGCGCAGGAGGCTTTCGAGGAAGCTGGCGTGCGCGGCGATGTCGATAAAAATCATTTCGGATTTTTCGATTACGAAAAAAAGCTGCGCAACGGCGTGAAGGTCATGTGCCGCGTGCAGGTGCATCTGCTCGAGGTGACCGATCTGGTCAAGAATTTTCCCGAGCGGGAAAGTCGCAGGCTTGAATGGGTCACCCCACAGGAAGCATCGTTGCGCGTCAACGAGCCTGAACTGAAGGAACTTTTCCTTTCTTTCGGCAAGCAAATGGCGCAAACACAACAGCAGCCGGTTCAAAAAGCCGTAAACCTGTAA
- a CDS encoding HAD-IIB family hydrolase, with protein sequence MKQVRLFSTDLDGTVVGDDAATARFRDFWQSLPEESRPLLVLNSGRLLDDQFELMDAVPLPTPDYVIGGVGTMLSCRDQPSLRQAYSASLGKAFDTAKIQALVSGITGISIQPERYQHGMKSSWYLHDASPDDIEGIETLLRNDGIDARIVYSSNRDLDILPSAADKGAALTWLCDHLEIGLDEVVVAGDTGNDRAMFELPGVRGITPANALPELRALAQGRDTIYSATQAEADGIISGLKHWLSL encoded by the coding sequence TTGAAACAGGTTCGCCTCTTTTCCACCGATCTGGATGGAACCGTCGTCGGCGATGACGCCGCGACGGCCCGTTTTCGTGACTTCTGGCAGTCGCTGCCAGAGGAAAGCCGCCCCCTGCTGGTGCTTAACAGTGGGCGCCTTCTGGATGATCAGTTCGAATTGATGGACGCCGTGCCGCTGCCGACACCCGATTATGTCATCGGCGGTGTCGGCACCATGCTGTCCTGCCGTGACCAACCGTCACTGCGACAGGCCTACAGTGCCTCGCTCGGCAAGGCCTTCGACACGGCGAAAATCCAGGCGCTGGTATCGGGCATAACCGGCATCAGCATTCAACCCGAGCGGTATCAGCATGGCATGAAGTCGAGTTGGTACCTGCATGATGCCTCGCCTGATGACATTGAAGGCATCGAGACCTTGCTTCGCAACGATGGTATCGATGCCCGCATCGTCTATTCAAGCAATCGTGATCTTGACATTTTGCCAAGCGCTGCCGACAAAGGTGCGGCCCTTACCTGGCTTTGCGACCACCTGGAAATCGGTCTGGATGAAGTGGTCGTGGCGGGTGATACGGGCAATGACCGCGCCATGTTCGAACTCCCTGGCGTGCGGGGCATTACGCCCGCAAATGCGCTGCCTGAACTGAGGGCGCTGGCGCAGGGTCGGGACACCATCTATAGTGCCACCCAAGCAGAAGCCGATGGGATCATTTCCGGGTTGAAGCACTGGCTGTCATTATAA
- a CDS encoding glycosyltransferase family 4 protein, producing MITTSETERYPRIALISTHGYVAAQPPLGAADTGGQVVYVLELAKKLGQLGYTVDLYTRQFEDQPEFDEVDERVRVVRIPCGGKDFIPKEYLHRHLMEWCENALRFIKKNNLNYSFINSHYWDAGVAGQRLSEALKVPHLHTPHSIGIWKKRQMETDYPEKADTFELEFNFKERIQHELIIYRSCDMVIATTPVQLDVLIEDYGLKRKHIHMIPPGYDDNRFFPVSEGSRQMLRQRFGFEGKTVLALGRLATNKGYDLLIDGFSVLAEREPEARLHLAVGGENMDEQETTILNQLKGRVKALNLGDKVVFSGYVADEDLPDIYRAADLFVLSSRYEPFGMTAIEAMASGTPTVVTIHGGLFRAVSYGRHALFADPFDKEDLGITMMKPFKHERLYGRLSRMGAHKARSLFTWTGIAQQLLAVVEGRPMMPVLEESDWAEPWNDGD from the coding sequence ATGATTACCACGAGCGAAACTGAACGCTATCCCCGGATAGCACTCATATCGACACATGGCTACGTAGCCGCACAACCGCCTCTCGGCGCAGCAGATACCGGCGGACAGGTCGTTTATGTCCTCGAACTTGCCAAGAAATTGGGACAGCTCGGATATACCGTCGATCTCTATACCCGCCAGTTCGAAGACCAGCCTGAATTCGATGAGGTGGATGAACGCGTGCGCGTCGTGCGCATTCCCTGCGGGGGCAAGGACTTCATTCCAAAGGAATATCTGCACCGCCATCTGATGGAATGGTGCGAGAACGCCTTGCGGTTCATCAAGAAGAACAATCTCAACTACTCGTTCATCAACAGCCATTACTGGGATGCGGGTGTTGCCGGACAACGCCTGTCCGAAGCGCTGAAAGTGCCGCATCTCCACACGCCGCACTCCATCGGCATCTGGAAAAAGCGCCAGATGGAGACGGATTATCCTGAGAAGGCCGATACGTTCGAGCTGGAGTTCAACTTCAAGGAACGTATCCAGCACGAGTTGATCATCTATCGCAGCTGCGACATGGTCATCGCGACGACGCCGGTGCAGCTGGACGTGCTGATCGAGGACTACGGCCTCAAGCGTAAGCACATCCACATGATCCCGCCGGGTTATGACGACAACCGCTTCTTCCCCGTGTCGGAAGGCTCACGCCAGATGTTGCGTCAGCGTTTCGGCTTCGAGGGCAAGACGGTGTTGGCGTTGGGGCGTCTGGCCACCAACAAAGGCTATGATCTCTTGATCGACGGCTTTTCTGTGCTGGCCGAGCGCGAGCCGGAAGCGCGCCTGCATCTCGCCGTCGGTGGCGAGAACATGGATGAGCAGGAAACGACGATCCTCAACCAGTTGAAGGGCCGGGTGAAAGCCCTGAACCTCGGGGACAAGGTCGTCTTCTCTGGTTACGTGGCCGATGAAGACCTGCCGGATATTTACCGTGCAGCAGACCTTTTCGTGCTCTCCAGCCGATACGAGCCCTTCGGCATGACCGCCATCGAAGCGATGGCGAGCGGCACGCCGACTGTCGTCACCATTCACGGCGGCCTGTTCCGAGCCGTCAGCTATGGCCGTCATGCACTGTTTGCCGATCCGTTCGACAAGGAAGATCTCGGCATCACCATGATGAAGCCGTTCAAGCATGAGCGGCTCTATGGTCGCCTGTCGCGCATGGGCGCCCACAAGGCCCGCAGCCTGTTCACATGGACCGGCATTGCCCAGCAGCTTCTGGCAGTCGTTGAAGGACGTCCGATGATGCCTGTGTTGGAAGAGTCCGATTGGGCCGAACCATGGAATGATGGCGATTGA
- a CDS encoding FAD-binding oxidoreductase, translating to MSQPIEFLKPRAPVLESRDRIIADLADLLPPDCLVHEPRELVPFETDAFVSYRRVPLAVVLPKTTEQVSAVMKYCHRYGIPIVPRGAGTSLSGGAIPQEDAVVIGLSKLSAILDLDFFNRTATVQAGVTNLSISDAAGPEGFFYAPDPSSQLACTIGGNIGMNSGGAHCLKYGVTTNNLLGVKMVLVDGTVLEVGGKHLDAAGYDLLGLICGSEGQLGIVTEATVRLIAKPEGARPVLFGFETSDQAGSCVADIIAAGIIPVAIEFMDKPAIEICEAFAKAGYPLDVGALLIVEVEGSDEEMDAMLADIVSIARRHAVKTVRECQSATEAAAIWKGRKSAFGATGRIADYICMDGTVPLSQLSYVLKKTGEIIDSLGLRVANVFHAGDGNMHPLILFNANDPEEVAKAEEAGNQILRLCVDAGGCLTGEHGVGIEKRDLMRHQYSDADLAQQMAVRSAFDEGWILNPSKVFPLEGRPAS from the coding sequence ATGTCCCAACCCATAGAGTTTCTGAAACCTCGCGCTCCCGTGCTTGAAAGCAGGGACCGGATCATCGCCGATCTTGCCGACCTTCTGCCGCCGGACTGTCTGGTCCATGAGCCGCGTGAACTGGTGCCGTTCGAGACGGATGCGTTCGTTTCCTACCGCCGTGTGCCGCTTGCCGTTGTCTTGCCGAAAACGACGGAGCAGGTTTCCGCTGTCATGAAATACTGCCATCGCTATGGCATTCCCATCGTGCCACGTGGGGCAGGGACCTCGCTGTCTGGTGGTGCGATACCGCAGGAGGATGCGGTGGTGATCGGCCTGTCGAAACTGTCCGCCATTCTCGACCTCGATTTCTTCAACCGCACCGCCACCGTGCAGGCTGGGGTCACCAACCTTTCCATTTCCGATGCGGCGGGGCCGGAAGGCTTTTTCTATGCGCCCGACCCCAGCTCGCAGCTCGCCTGCACCATCGGCGGTAACATCGGCATGAACTCCGGCGGGGCGCATTGTCTGAAATACGGAGTGACCACCAACAATCTGCTGGGCGTGAAAATGGTGCTGGTGGATGGCACGGTGCTGGAGGTGGGCGGCAAACATCTGGATGCGGCGGGTTACGATCTGCTCGGCCTGATCTGCGGGTCGGAAGGCCAGCTTGGCATCGTCACCGAAGCGACGGTTCGGCTGATTGCCAAGCCCGAAGGAGCGCGACCTGTTCTCTTCGGGTTTGAAACCTCCGATCAGGCCGGTTCCTGCGTAGCGGATATCATCGCGGCGGGCATCATTCCCGTTGCCATCGAGTTCATGGACAAGCCTGCCATCGAGATTTGCGAAGCCTTCGCCAAGGCGGGTTATCCGCTGGATGTCGGCGCGCTGCTGATCGTCGAGGTGGAAGGGTCCGACGAAGAGATGGACGCCATGTTGGCCGACATCGTCTCCATTGCCCGCAGGCATGCGGTGAAGACGGTGCGCGAATGCCAATCCGCCACGGAAGCCGCCGCCATCTGGAAAGGCCGCAAATCCGCCTTCGGCGCGACGGGGCGCATTGCAGATTACATCTGCATGGATGGCACGGTGCCGCTCAGCCAGTTGTCCTATGTTCTAAAGAAGACCGGCGAAATTATCGATAGCCTCGGCCTTCGCGTCGCCAATGTCTTCCACGCAGGCGACGGCAACATGCACCCGCTCATTCTGTTCAATGCGAATGACCCGGAAGAAGTCGCGAAAGCAGAAGAAGCCGGTAATCAAATTCTGCGCCTCTGCGTCGATGCGGGTGGTTGCCTGACGGGCGAACACGGCGTCGGCATCGAAAAGCGCGACTTGATGCGCCACCAATATTCCGATGCCGATCTGGCACAGCAGATGGCGGTACGTTCGGCCTTCGACGAGGGCTGGATTCTCAATCCATCCAAGGTCTTTCCGCTGGAAGGACGGCCTGCGTCATGA
- a CDS encoding FAD-binding protein translates to MLLPSTETEAADIIRDHAQASRALAIFGGNTRSGFGNRVEADVSLSSRAITGIVAYNPAEMVMTVKAGTPVAEVEAALSAANQMMAFEPMDHRAIMGTAGEPTIGGVFAANVSGPRRFVAGAARDSLLGIRFINGQGEAIKAGGRVMKNVTGLDLVKLLAGSYGTLGFLTEVTFRVLPVPPAQTTLVISGLEDEAATHAMASAMATSVEVSGAAHLPESVKSRFLDGSLPDGAATVLRLEGLAASVKARSQKLQTSLSGLGPSIFLSEDDSKTLWREIRDVTPYAANLAKPLWRVSVAPSQGHKLVAALRLEAGIDAFYDWQGGLVWMQMEYDPEADLISHRIRALGGGHSTLIRALPISRHGLAGFEPLLIAENELSKRIKAKLDPAGIFNPGRMGR, encoded by the coding sequence ATGCTTCTACCCAGCACCGAAACCGAAGCCGCCGATATCATCCGCGATCATGCGCAGGCCAGCCGGGCGCTCGCGATCTTCGGCGGCAACACGCGCTCGGGCTTCGGCAATCGCGTTGAGGCGGACGTCTCGTTGTCGTCGCGAGCAATCACCGGAATCGTCGCCTATAATCCCGCCGAAATGGTGATGACGGTCAAAGCTGGAACACCGGTGGCAGAGGTGGAGGCCGCCTTATCAGCGGCCAACCAGATGATGGCCTTCGAACCCATGGACCACCGCGCCATAATGGGAACGGCAGGTGAGCCAACCATCGGCGGCGTGTTCGCGGCCAACGTCTCCGGCCCGCGTCGCTTCGTTGCTGGTGCCGCGCGCGACAGCCTGCTGGGCATCCGCTTCATCAACGGCCAGGGTGAAGCCATCAAGGCGGGCGGTCGGGTCATGAAGAATGTCACCGGGCTCGATCTGGTGAAACTTCTGGCGGGCTCTTACGGCACGCTCGGCTTCCTCACCGAAGTCACATTCCGCGTCCTGCCGGTGCCGCCTGCGCAAACCACGCTCGTCATATCCGGCCTTGAGGACGAGGCCGCAACCCATGCCATGGCCTCCGCCATGGCGACTAGCGTCGAGGTTTCCGGTGCCGCGCATCTGCCGGAAAGCGTCAAATCGCGGTTTCTGGATGGATCGCTGCCGGATGGCGCAGCAACCGTTTTGCGGCTGGAAGGTCTTGCCGCGTCGGTGAAAGCGCGGTCGCAGAAATTGCAGACGAGCCTTTCCGGGCTTGGTCCTTCCATCTTTCTCTCCGAGGACGACAGCAAGACACTGTGGCGAGAGATCCGCGACGTGACGCCCTATGCAGCCAATCTTGCAAAACCGCTCTGGCGCGTCTCTGTCGCCCCCTCCCAAGGTCACAAGCTGGTGGCGGCATTGCGGTTGGAGGCGGGGATCGATGCGTTCTACGATTGGCAGGGCGGGTTGGTCTGGATGCAGATGGAATACGATCCAGAAGCGGACCTGATCAGCCACCGCATCAGAGCTTTGGGTGGTGGCCATTCGACGTTGATAAGGGCGTTGCCCATATCTCGCCATGGTCTCGCAGGCTTTGAGCCGCTTTTGATTGCTGAGAATGAGCTTTCGAAGCGCATCAAGGCAAAGCTTGATCCGGCAGGGATATTCAATCCGGGGAGGATGGGGCGATAA